In Longimicrobium sp., the following proteins share a genomic window:
- a CDS encoding glycosyltransferase — protein sequence MRIVFFVHSIVSDWNHGNAHFLRGLMSSLTRLGHDVSSHEPRGAWSLANLLADHGVGPVVEFARAYPEIDVHAFDPASPALQEELAAAAAGADVVVVHEWNEPHVVNALARLAPRAGALAVFLDTHHRPWSQPEAIARFDLLAFDAVLAFGRVLRDVYRARFGVARAWTFHEAADVVRFRPLAREKEQDVVWIGNWGDEERTGELRAFWLDSARALPELRFVAHGVRYPEYALAELADAGVEFRGWAPSARVPEIFARSRATLHVPRRAYAQALAGIPTIRVFEALACGIPLVSAPWHDAEELFRAGDYAVARTPAEMRDALKRLAADEDAARAQAERGLETILARHTCDHRALELLDIVAGLGAAGSAGTLAGTAVAASG from the coding sequence ATGCGCATCGTCTTCTTCGTCCACAGCATCGTCTCGGACTGGAACCACGGGAACGCGCACTTCCTGCGCGGGCTGATGAGCTCGCTCACCCGGCTGGGGCACGACGTCTCCTCGCACGAGCCCCGCGGCGCCTGGTCGCTCGCGAACCTGCTGGCCGACCACGGCGTGGGCCCGGTGGTCGAGTTCGCCCGCGCCTACCCGGAGATCGACGTCCACGCGTTCGACCCCGCGTCCCCCGCGCTGCAGGAGGAGCTGGCAGCGGCGGCCGCGGGCGCGGACGTGGTGGTCGTGCACGAGTGGAACGAGCCGCACGTGGTGAACGCGCTCGCCCGCCTCGCGCCGCGGGCCGGGGCGCTCGCCGTCTTCCTCGACACGCACCACCGGCCCTGGAGCCAGCCCGAGGCGATCGCCCGCTTCGACCTCCTGGCCTTCGACGCCGTGCTCGCCTTCGGGCGCGTGCTGCGCGACGTCTACCGCGCCCGCTTCGGCGTGGCGCGCGCCTGGACCTTCCACGAGGCCGCCGACGTCGTGCGCTTCCGCCCCCTGGCGCGCGAGAAGGAGCAGGACGTGGTCTGGATCGGCAACTGGGGCGACGAGGAGCGCACCGGGGAGCTGCGCGCCTTCTGGCTCGACTCCGCGCGGGCGCTGCCGGAGCTCCGGTTCGTCGCGCACGGCGTCCGCTACCCCGAGTACGCGCTCGCCGAGCTGGCGGACGCCGGGGTGGAGTTCCGCGGCTGGGCGCCCTCGGCCCGCGTCCCGGAGATCTTCGCCCGCAGCCGCGCGACCCTGCACGTGCCGCGGCGCGCCTACGCCCAGGCGCTGGCCGGGATCCCCACCATCCGCGTCTTCGAGGCGCTGGCGTGCGGCATCCCCCTGGTCAGCGCCCCCTGGCACGACGCCGAGGAGCTCTTCCGCGCGGGCGACTACGCCGTCGCCCGCACCCCGGCGGAGATGCGCGACGCGCTGAAGCGGCTGGCGGCGGACGAAGACGCGGCGCGCGCGCAGGCCGAGCGCGGGCTGGAGACGATCCTGGCGCGGCACACCTGCGACCACCGCGCCCTGGAGCTGCTGGACATCGTCGCCGGGCTGGGCGCGGCCGGGAGCGCGGGAACGCTGGCAGGGACCGCCGTCGCCGCGAGCGGATGA
- a CDS encoding bifunctional precorrin-2 dehydrogenase/sirohydrochlorin ferrochelatase, which translates to MSGRYPVLLDVARLRVLVVGGGRVALRKAAGVAEAGGAPVVVAPEVHDELRALIGRLRLVWHPRVFQPGDASGYHLVFAATDAPGVNAAVAREAEAAGALVSVADDGPGSAFHVPASIRRDDVVVAFSTGGASPLLARRLRERLEAVVTPGLGRAAGRLARLRDHLRARFPGDPARRREAWLGLVTPEFLDAAIAGRDHEVESRIARCLSQS; encoded by the coding sequence GTGAGCGGGCGCTACCCCGTGCTCCTCGACGTCGCCCGCCTGCGCGTGCTGGTGGTGGGCGGGGGGCGGGTGGCGCTGCGCAAGGCGGCCGGGGTGGCCGAGGCCGGCGGGGCGCCCGTCGTTGTGGCCCCCGAGGTCCACGACGAGCTGCGGGCGCTGATCGGGCGCCTGCGGCTCGTCTGGCATCCGCGGGTCTTCCAGCCGGGCGACGCGTCGGGGTACCACCTGGTCTTCGCGGCCACCGACGCGCCCGGGGTGAACGCCGCGGTCGCGCGCGAGGCCGAGGCCGCCGGCGCGCTGGTGAGCGTGGCCGACGACGGGCCGGGCTCCGCGTTCCACGTGCCGGCCTCCATCCGCCGGGACGACGTGGTGGTGGCGTTCTCCACCGGCGGCGCCTCGCCGCTCCTGGCGCGGCGGCTGCGCGAGCGGCTGGAGGCGGTCGTCACCCCCGGCCTGGGCCGCGCCGCCGGGCGCCTGGCGCGCCTGCGCGACCACCTGCGCGCGCGCTTCCCCGGCGACCCCGCCCGGCGCCGGGAGGCCTGGCTCGGCCTGGTCACCCCCGAGTTCCTCGACGCGGCCATCGCCGGCCGCGACCACGAAGTCGAGTCCCGCATCGCCCGATGCCTGTCGCAGTCGTAG
- the ccsA gene encoding cytochrome c biogenesis protein CcsA, producing MTATLHLAALALYALAAALLGLSLARSHRRLPAVATAVLGGALVLHAAALVLYRGEHGVLPLVGLGPSLSVLAFLIAAGSLGLATLGRTGPVGLVLVPVAAAIAAIAEIAGVHPSGDSAAFRGPWFVLHVVLAFLGYAGLTVAFAAGLMYLVQFRELKSKRFGAVFRFFPPLDTLDRIGRGALLVGMPALTLALLLGWAWSAQFGPPMSPGNPKVVWGVLSWLVFAAALAARAGGGRRARRAALASVLGFAVVVVWYLLLRVGEGSGGGFL from the coding sequence ATGACCGCGACGCTCCACCTCGCCGCCCTGGCGCTGTACGCGCTGGCCGCCGCCCTGCTCGGCCTCTCCCTGGCCAGGAGCCACCGCCGCCTCCCCGCCGTGGCCACCGCGGTGCTGGGCGGCGCGCTGGTGCTGCACGCCGCCGCGCTCGTGCTCTACCGCGGCGAGCACGGCGTCCTCCCCCTGGTGGGGCTGGGGCCCTCGCTCTCCGTCCTGGCCTTCCTGATCGCCGCCGGGTCGCTGGGGCTGGCCACCCTCGGGCGCACCGGGCCCGTGGGCCTGGTGCTGGTCCCCGTCGCAGCGGCGATCGCCGCGATCGCCGAGATCGCCGGGGTGCACCCCTCGGGCGACTCGGCGGCGTTCCGCGGGCCCTGGTTCGTCCTCCACGTGGTGCTCGCCTTCCTGGGCTACGCGGGGCTCACCGTGGCCTTCGCGGCGGGGCTCATGTACCTGGTCCAGTTCCGCGAGCTCAAGAGCAAGCGCTTCGGCGCCGTCTTCCGCTTCTTCCCCCCGCTCGACACCCTCGACCGCATCGGCCGCGGGGCGCTCCTGGTGGGGATGCCCGCGCTCACGCTGGCGCTCCTGCTGGGGTGGGCGTGGTCGGCGCAGTTCGGGCCGCCGATGTCGCCCGGGAACCCCAAAGTCGTGTGGGGCGTACTCTCCTGGCTCGTGTTCGCCGCCGCGCTGGCGGCGCGCGCGGGTGGCGGGCGGCGCGCCCGGCGGGCGGCGCTGGCGAGCGTGCTCGGCTTCGCGGTGGTGGTGGTCTGGTACCTCCTCCTGCGCGTGGGCGAGGGGTCCGGGGGAGGGTTCCTGTGA
- a CDS encoding LysM domain-containing protein: MRPVSRAALLAAAALAAAPPLFAQRDTVPQQRVHVVQPGETLWDLARVYLNDPFLWPEIFRLNTGVVEDPALIYPRERLVLPFGATAAAAPGAQPGRTIFFRGERQVKQEDRLTVLPLGTAQFPVVRVGDFYRASFLARDGEVPAVGRLAELISPTVVPLERPPAIQVYDRVYVALAGTAPAIGDRLQFVRQGRELRPHGRVYVSTGVGTVAAVEEGVATVVIVRMYDQVAVNDLAVPFERFPVAVGARPAPSRGLQGSILGFERPHPVQAVEEITFLDVGREAGVREGDEFEVYLPRQGRTWGTRPEIAVARMQVVKVTRTTASARITSIEQPAVAVGLPVRRVAAMPGGGGGSSGGR, encoded by the coding sequence GTGAGACCCGTTTCCAGAGCCGCCCTGCTCGCCGCCGCCGCGCTCGCCGCCGCGCCGCCGCTCTTCGCCCAGCGCGACACCGTGCCGCAGCAGCGCGTGCACGTCGTGCAGCCCGGCGAGACGCTGTGGGACCTCGCGCGCGTCTACCTGAACGACCCGTTCCTCTGGCCGGAGATCTTCCGCCTGAACACCGGCGTGGTCGAGGACCCGGCGCTCATCTACCCGCGCGAGCGCCTGGTGCTGCCCTTCGGCGCCACCGCGGCGGCGGCCCCCGGCGCCCAGCCCGGCCGCACCATCTTCTTCCGCGGCGAGCGCCAGGTGAAGCAGGAAGACCGGCTCACCGTGCTCCCGCTGGGGACCGCGCAGTTCCCCGTGGTGCGCGTGGGCGACTTCTACCGCGCCTCGTTCCTGGCCCGCGACGGCGAGGTGCCGGCGGTCGGCCGCCTGGCCGAGCTGATCTCGCCCACCGTGGTGCCGCTGGAGCGCCCGCCCGCCATCCAGGTCTACGACAGGGTGTACGTGGCCCTGGCCGGCACGGCCCCGGCCATCGGCGACCGCCTGCAGTTCGTGCGGCAGGGGCGCGAGCTGCGGCCGCACGGGCGCGTCTACGTCTCCACCGGCGTGGGCACCGTGGCCGCGGTGGAGGAGGGCGTGGCCACCGTGGTGATCGTGCGGATGTACGACCAGGTGGCGGTGAACGACCTGGCGGTCCCCTTCGAGCGCTTCCCCGTGGCCGTGGGCGCGCGGCCGGCCCCCTCGCGCGGGCTGCAGGGCTCCATCCTGGGCTTCGAGAGGCCGCACCCGGTGCAGGCCGTGGAGGAGATCACCTTCCTGGACGTGGGCCGCGAGGCCGGCGTGCGCGAGGGCGACGAGTTCGAGGTCTACCTCCCGCGCCAGGGCCGCACCTGGGGGACGCGCCCCGAGATCGCCGTCGCGCGCATGCAGGTGGTGAAGGTCACGCGCACCACCGCCTCGGCCCGCATCACCTCCATCGAGCAGCCCGCCGTGGCCGTGGGCCTCCCCGTGCGCCGCGTCGCCGCGATGCCGGGGGGCGGGGGCGGGAGCTCGGGCGGGCGGTGA
- a CDS encoding family 10 glycosylhydrolase produces the protein MKSIPRRALLACAPALLLGTLAGTRVLRPAAAAPAPGFLPAAAAAPPARPALREEARALWVNRWDYGSEATIRQVMENARRAHFNIVYFQVRGPSDARYPSRLDPCSPRLCGVLGGVPTWDPLEVAVREAHARGLQLHAWINALSGWESKSADDCRALVRSAPGQPNHVLLDHPEWAMHTRSGRPQGCPNGQEYVYLSPGHPGVRTHLARVAADVVRRYAVDGVHLDRIRYPEADFGWDPASLAAFGRDPRDDPAGWARFRRELVSRAVREVHDSIHAVRPVPLSAAVWPIYDRERFGWRRSSSGIAEYFQDTWGWASGGYLDAAVPMTYFYVADRRCTYEPRRPGEVAVPDWDCMVADHVDGMRPSGRHVYAAVLAGLPFAEMEKQIRIGRERGVNGFAFYSYSVLAGRGGLRFLAEGPFREPAAAPRMAWLH, from the coding sequence ATGAAGTCCATCCCGAGGCGAGCCCTCCTCGCCTGCGCGCCCGCGCTCCTGCTCGGCACCCTGGCGGGGACGAGGGTCCTGCGCCCCGCGGCCGCGGCCCCCGCGCCGGGCTTCCTCCCGGCCGCCGCCGCCGCGCCGCCCGCCCGGCCCGCGCTCCGCGAGGAGGCGCGCGCGCTGTGGGTCAACCGCTGGGACTACGGCTCCGAGGCCACCATCCGGCAGGTGATGGAGAACGCCCGGCGCGCCCACTTCAACATCGTCTACTTCCAGGTCCGCGGCCCCTCCGACGCGCGCTACCCCTCGCGGCTGGACCCGTGCTCGCCGCGGCTGTGCGGCGTGCTGGGCGGGGTGCCCACCTGGGACCCGCTGGAGGTGGCGGTGCGCGAGGCGCACGCGCGCGGGCTGCAGCTCCACGCCTGGATCAACGCGCTCTCCGGGTGGGAGTCGAAGAGCGCCGACGACTGCCGCGCCCTGGTGCGGAGCGCCCCCGGCCAGCCCAACCACGTGCTGCTGGACCACCCCGAGTGGGCCATGCACACCCGGAGCGGGCGGCCGCAGGGGTGCCCCAACGGCCAGGAGTACGTCTACCTCTCCCCCGGCCACCCCGGCGTGCGCACGCACCTGGCCCGCGTGGCCGCCGACGTGGTGCGCCGCTACGCGGTGGACGGCGTGCACCTGGACCGCATCCGCTACCCCGAGGCCGACTTCGGGTGGGACCCCGCGTCGCTGGCGGCGTTCGGGCGCGACCCCAGGGACGACCCGGCCGGGTGGGCGCGCTTCCGCCGCGAGCTGGTGAGCCGGGCGGTGCGCGAGGTCCACGACAGCATCCACGCCGTCCGCCCCGTGCCCCTCTCCGCGGCCGTGTGGCCGATCTACGACCGCGAGCGCTTCGGGTGGCGGCGCTCGTCCAGCGGGATCGCCGAGTACTTCCAGGACACCTGGGGGTGGGCGAGCGGCGGCTACCTGGACGCCGCCGTCCCCATGACCTACTTCTACGTGGCCGACCGGCGCTGCACGTACGAGCCGCGCCGCCCCGGCGAGGTGGCCGTCCCCGACTGGGACTGCATGGTGGCCGACCACGTGGACGGGATGCGCCCGAGCGGCCGCCACGTGTACGCCGCCGTGCTGGCCGGCCTCCCCTTCGCCGAGATGGAGAAGCAGATCCGCATCGGCCGCGAGCGCGGGGTGAACGGCTTCGCCTTCTACTCGTACAGCGTCCTGGCCGGCCGCGGCGGCCTGCGCTTCCTGGCCGAGGGCCCTTTCCGCGAGCCCGCCGCCGCCCCCCGCATGGCGTGGCTGCACTGA
- a CDS encoding Gfo/Idh/MocA family oxidoreductase yields the protein MTDTLSIPTASTLDADRSLEPSDILTPRLGFLGVGWIGRHRMEAIANAGVAEVAAVADTSPEMVAAAREAAPDAEVVESLDDLLALGVDGVVIATPSALHAGQSVRALEAGAAVFCQKPLGRTAGEVRRVVDAAGAADRLLAVDLSYRCTEGMRAIRERVRAGELGKVFAVDLVFHNAYGPDKPWFYDPALSGGGCVMDLGVHLVDLALWTLGFPRVEGVAGRLFAGGEPLGPSPDRCEDYAVAGISLEGGTEVRLACSWKVSAGRDAVIEAAFYGTGGGAALRNVDGSFYDFTAELYRGTARETLAAPPDAWGGRAAVEWAERLAAGERFDPACERLVDVAEVLDRIYGR from the coding sequence GTGACCGACACCCTCTCCATCCCAACCGCGTCCACGCTCGACGCCGACCGCAGCCTCGAACCCTCGGACATCCTCACGCCCCGTCTCGGCTTCCTCGGCGTCGGCTGGATCGGCCGGCACCGCATGGAGGCGATCGCCAACGCCGGCGTGGCCGAGGTCGCGGCGGTCGCCGACACGTCGCCCGAGATGGTCGCGGCGGCGAGGGAGGCGGCGCCGGACGCGGAGGTGGTCGAATCGCTCGACGACCTGCTGGCGCTGGGGGTGGACGGCGTCGTGATCGCCACGCCGAGCGCGCTGCACGCCGGGCAGTCGGTGCGCGCGCTCGAGGCCGGCGCCGCCGTGTTCTGCCAGAAGCCGCTGGGGCGCACGGCCGGCGAGGTCCGCCGCGTGGTCGACGCCGCGGGGGCGGCGGACCGGCTGCTCGCCGTCGACCTCTCCTACCGCTGCACCGAGGGGATGCGCGCGATCCGCGAGCGGGTGCGCGCGGGCGAGCTGGGGAAGGTGTTCGCCGTCGACCTGGTCTTCCACAACGCGTACGGGCCCGACAAGCCGTGGTTCTACGACCCCGCGCTCTCCGGCGGCGGGTGCGTGATGGACCTGGGCGTGCACCTGGTGGACCTGGCCCTGTGGACGCTCGGCTTCCCGCGCGTGGAGGGTGTCGCCGGCCGCCTCTTCGCCGGCGGCGAGCCGCTGGGCCCGAGCCCCGACCGCTGCGAGGACTACGCGGTCGCCGGCATCTCGCTGGAAGGGGGGACGGAGGTGCGGCTGGCGTGCTCGTGGAAGGTGTCCGCCGGGCGCGACGCGGTGATCGAGGCCGCGTTCTACGGCACGGGCGGCGGCGCGGCGCTGCGCAACGTCGACGGCTCGTTCTACGACTTCACCGCCGAGCTGTACCGCGGCACCGCGCGCGAGACGCTGGCCGCGCCGCCCGACGCGTGGGGCGGCCGCGCCGCGGTGGAGTGGGCGGAGCGCCTGGCCGCCGGCGAGCGCTTCGACCCCGCGTGCGAGCGGCTGGTGGACGTGGCGGAAGTCCTCGACCGGATCTACGGCCGATGA
- a CDS encoding glycosyltransferase family 4 protein — protein MKILLTTDTVGGVWDHGVTLARELDAAGHEVLLAVIGEPRDERLARIPAGVQVVSRPYRLEWMQGAEADVPAAAAWLAELAALWAADVVHLNQLAYAAYGFPAPVVTAAHSDVLSWWTHVHGCEAPPGWAAYARWVGDGLRAATAVVTPTGYQAALLRDHYGVRPTRVIHNGIEPPPGEPAARGETVVLSVGRLWDRGKGVDVLDEAAGMLGPDFPPVHVLGETVAPHGEVFTASSLVVHGRVERAEVDAWMRRASIYVGPSRYEPFGLAPLEAALSGCALVLSDIGTFRELWDGCAEFFPPGDARALADVLAKLAADPVRRARLAEGARKRALRRYTAPRMAEEYLALYRQLVQQRAAGRPPEPLPPLAVAS, from the coding sequence ATGAAGATCCTGCTCACCACCGACACCGTCGGCGGCGTCTGGGACCACGGCGTCACCCTGGCGCGCGAGCTGGACGCCGCCGGCCACGAGGTGCTGCTGGCGGTGATCGGCGAGCCGCGCGACGAGCGGCTGGCGCGCATCCCCGCGGGCGTGCAGGTCGTCTCGCGCCCCTACCGGCTGGAGTGGATGCAGGGCGCGGAGGCAGACGTCCCCGCCGCGGCCGCCTGGCTGGCCGAGCTGGCGGCGCTCTGGGCGGCCGACGTGGTGCACCTGAACCAGCTCGCCTACGCCGCGTACGGCTTCCCCGCGCCGGTGGTGACCGCCGCGCACAGCGACGTCCTCTCCTGGTGGACGCACGTGCACGGCTGCGAGGCGCCCCCCGGGTGGGCCGCGTACGCCCGCTGGGTGGGCGACGGCCTGCGCGCCGCCACCGCCGTCGTCACGCCCACCGGGTACCAGGCGGCGCTGCTACGGGATCACTACGGCGTCCGTCCCACGCGCGTGATCCACAACGGCATCGAGCCGCCGCCCGGAGAGCCCGCCGCGCGCGGGGAGACCGTCGTCCTCAGCGTGGGCCGGCTGTGGGACCGCGGCAAGGGCGTCGACGTGCTGGACGAGGCGGCGGGGATGCTGGGCCCGGACTTCCCGCCCGTGCACGTGCTGGGCGAGACGGTGGCCCCCCACGGCGAGGTCTTCACCGCGTCGAGCCTCGTCGTCCACGGCCGCGTGGAGCGCGCCGAGGTGGACGCGTGGATGCGGCGCGCGTCGATCTACGTGGGCCCCTCGCGCTACGAGCCGTTCGGGCTGGCCCCGCTGGAGGCCGCGCTCTCCGGCTGCGCGCTGGTCTTGAGCGACATCGGCACCTTCCGCGAGCTGTGGGACGGCTGCGCCGAGTTCTTCCCGCCGGGCGACGCACGGGCCCTCGCGGACGTGCTGGCGAAGCTGGCCGCCGACCCGGTGCGCCGCGCCCGCCTGGCCGAGGGCGCGCGCAAGCGGGCGCTGCGCCGCTACACCGCGCCGCGCATGGCCGAGGAGTACCTGGCCCTGTACCGCCAGCTCGTCCAGCAGCGCGCCGCCGGCCGCCCCCCCGAGCCGCTCCCCCCGCTGGCGGTGGCCTCATGA
- a CDS encoding SIR2 family protein — protein MGEIKRILDTDGKPTFDYRGALRSLARQLLNGEGLIFLGAGAAAGTVDGTSLPTASDLSRKFAKECRLEWHEYVPLSTVAFYYESFFSRDELNAFLRENLNNPKAKPSKTITTLVELVALFERKGVQALIVTTNYDDHFERAYEKVFGYRPEVIIYNGGTDANDDAAHLHPGIRHPHLWLPKKPTYLYKMHGCISQATGRNLVITEEDYINFLSNALSHNEHKRLLPYVLANITEWPTLFVGYSLSDWNFRVIYKATAERSGTRSYAVQLFTPKEGDETQSARWNATVGFWGKKNVDIINVDASTFMQDLLASVQELVESSPDRT, from the coding sequence ATGGGTGAGATCAAGCGTATCCTCGACACGGACGGGAAGCCGACGTTCGACTACCGCGGTGCCTTGCGGTCGCTCGCGCGGCAACTCCTCAATGGTGAAGGACTAATCTTTCTGGGTGCGGGCGCCGCTGCTGGCACCGTTGACGGAACCAGCCTGCCCACGGCCAGTGACCTGTCCCGCAAGTTTGCCAAGGAATGCCGGTTGGAGTGGCACGAGTACGTTCCACTCTCCACCGTCGCGTTCTATTACGAATCGTTCTTTTCTCGCGACGAACTCAATGCTTTCCTGCGTGAAAACCTGAACAACCCCAAAGCAAAGCCCTCAAAGACGATCACCACGCTCGTTGAACTCGTAGCTCTGTTCGAACGGAAGGGTGTCCAGGCATTGATCGTCACAACCAATTACGACGATCACTTCGAGCGAGCATACGAGAAGGTGTTCGGTTACCGGCCAGAAGTGATCATCTACAATGGTGGTACTGATGCAAACGACGACGCCGCTCATCTGCACCCCGGTATCCGCCACCCCCATCTCTGGCTCCCGAAGAAGCCGACGTATCTCTACAAGATGCACGGCTGCATCTCGCAGGCGACCGGCAGGAACTTGGTCATCACGGAGGAGGACTACATCAACTTTCTATCCAATGCATTGAGCCACAATGAGCATAAGCGCTTGCTCCCCTATGTGCTGGCCAACATCACGGAATGGCCCACGCTATTCGTCGGCTACAGTCTCTCCGATTGGAACTTCCGCGTCATCTACAAGGCCACGGCGGAGCGCTCGGGCACCAGAAGTTATGCGGTGCAGCTCTTCACGCCGAAGGAAGGCGACGAGACCCAGAGCGCGCGCTGGAACGCCACAGTAGGTTTCTGGGGAAAGAAGAACGTAGACATCATCAACGTTGATGCATCGACTTTCATGCAGGATCTGCTCGCAAGTGTCCAGGAATTGGTCGAATCCTCCCCCGACAGGACGTGA
- a CDS encoding glycosyltransferase — protein MELTFFGSSLVSSYWNGAATYYRGLLRALSDRGHRVTFCEPDAYDRQQNRDLAEDPDYARVIVYRSEAERGTLVAAAFETSDWVIKCSGVGVWDAELEEALAERSGGRARTAFLDVDAPATLARMAADAADPFRAHVPRYDHVFTYGGGPPVVEAYERWGARGCTCIYNGLDPDEHRPLERPERPGFDLLFMGNRLPDREARVEEFFLRAAALCPEHRFVLGGEGWGDKPMPPNVTCLGHVPTARHNEVNASARLVLNIHRQSMVENGWSPATRMFEAAGAACCQVTDVMRGIEDFFAPGEEILLAADGAEVARLVRETGDDQARRIGQAARRRALTSHTYAQRAAQMDAVLRAPVAEGVA, from the coding sequence GTGGAGCTGACCTTCTTCGGATCGTCCCTCGTCTCGTCGTACTGGAACGGCGCGGCCACCTACTACCGCGGGCTGCTGCGCGCGCTCTCGGACCGCGGGCACCGCGTCACCTTCTGCGAGCCCGACGCCTACGACCGCCAGCAGAACCGCGACCTGGCGGAGGACCCGGACTACGCGCGGGTGATCGTCTACCGCTCCGAGGCCGAGCGCGGCACGCTGGTGGCCGCCGCGTTCGAGACCAGCGACTGGGTGATCAAGTGCAGCGGCGTGGGCGTGTGGGACGCCGAGCTGGAGGAGGCGCTGGCCGAGCGCTCCGGCGGCCGCGCGCGGACGGCGTTCCTGGACGTGGACGCGCCCGCCACCCTCGCCCGCATGGCCGCCGACGCGGCCGACCCCTTCCGCGCGCACGTCCCCCGCTACGACCACGTCTTCACCTACGGCGGCGGCCCGCCCGTGGTCGAGGCGTACGAGCGGTGGGGCGCGCGGGGGTGCACCTGCATCTACAACGGCCTGGACCCCGACGAGCACCGGCCGCTGGAGCGCCCCGAGCGCCCCGGGTTCGACCTGCTCTTCATGGGGAACCGGCTGCCGGACCGCGAGGCGCGCGTCGAGGAGTTCTTCCTGCGTGCCGCCGCCCTCTGCCCCGAGCACCGCTTCGTGCTGGGCGGCGAGGGGTGGGGCGACAAGCCGATGCCGCCCAACGTCACCTGCCTGGGCCACGTCCCCACCGCGCGGCACAACGAGGTGAACGCGTCGGCGCGGCTGGTGCTCAACATCCACCGCCAGTCGATGGTGGAGAACGGGTGGAGCCCGGCCACGCGGATGTTCGAGGCCGCCGGCGCCGCCTGCTGCCAGGTGACCGACGTGATGCGGGGGATCGAGGACTTCTTCGCCCCCGGCGAGGAGATCCTGCTGGCCGCCGACGGCGCCGAGGTCGCCCGCCTGGTGCGCGAGACGGGCGACGACCAGGCGCGCCGCATCGGCCAGGCGGCCAGGCGGCGGGCGCTCACGAGCCACACCTACGCCCAGCGCGCCGCGCAGATGGACGCCGTGCTGCGCGCGCCGGTGGCGGAGGGCGTCGCATGA
- a CDS encoding glycosyltransferase: MKLVVFGLSLSSSWGNGHATTYRALLRAFAARGHEVVFWEWDAPWYAANRDHPEPRYCELKLYADWDAVAAEAVAEAREADAAIVGSYVNEGPRVIDALAGAGVDPLFFYDIDTPVTVAALRSGGAEYLRTDQVPLFTRYLSFTGGPFLQGVVEGELGAREAVPLYCSVDTGRYHPTEPDPELRCDLAYMGTYAEDRQPVVERFLLEVAERLPRQRFIVAGPQYPADILWPGNVRHLTHLPPQRHPRFYSSAAWQLNATRADMVAAGWSPSVRLFEAAACGAAMLSDRWPGLDHFFTPGKEILLPESTGEVVEIVRSTHPDDRRALGAAARARILAAHTAEHRAGELEQLITAPATAM; encoded by the coding sequence ATGAAGCTGGTGGTCTTCGGCCTCTCCCTCTCGTCGAGCTGGGGGAACGGGCACGCCACCACCTACCGCGCGCTGCTCCGGGCCTTCGCCGCGCGCGGCCACGAGGTCGTCTTCTGGGAGTGGGACGCGCCCTGGTACGCCGCCAACCGCGACCACCCCGAGCCCCGCTACTGCGAGCTGAAGCTGTACGCCGACTGGGACGCGGTGGCCGCGGAGGCCGTCGCCGAGGCGCGCGAGGCGGACGCGGCCATCGTCGGCAGCTACGTGAACGAGGGCCCGCGGGTGATCGACGCGCTGGCCGGGGCCGGCGTGGACCCGCTCTTCTTCTACGACATCGACACGCCCGTCACCGTCGCCGCGCTCCGCAGCGGCGGGGCCGAGTACCTGCGCACCGACCAGGTGCCGCTCTTCACCCGCTACCTGTCGTTCACCGGCGGCCCGTTCCTGCAGGGCGTGGTGGAGGGCGAGCTGGGCGCGCGCGAGGCGGTGCCGCTCTACTGCTCGGTCGACACCGGGCGCTACCACCCCACCGAGCCCGACCCCGAGCTGCGCTGCGACCTGGCCTACATGGGGACGTACGCGGAAGACCGGCAGCCGGTGGTCGAGCGCTTCCTGCTGGAGGTGGCCGAGCGGCTGCCGCGCCAGCGCTTCATCGTGGCCGGGCCGCAGTATCCGGCGGACATCCTCTGGCCGGGGAACGTGCGGCACCTGACGCACCTGCCCCCGCAGCGGCACCCGCGCTTCTACAGCAGCGCCGCCTGGCAGCTGAACGCCACCCGCGCCGACATGGTGGCCGCCGGGTGGTCGCCCTCGGTGCGGCTCTTCGAGGCGGCGGCCTGCGGCGCGGCGATGCTCTCCGACCGCTGGCCGGGCCTGGACCACTTCTTCACCCCGGGGAAGGAGATCCTCCTCCCGGAGTCCACCGGGGAAGTGGTCGAGATCGTCCGCTCCACGCACCCCGACGACCGCCGCGCCCTCGGCGCCGCCGCCCGCGCGCGCATCCTCGCCGCCCACACCGCCGAGCACCGCGCCGGGGAGCTGGAGCAGCTGATCACCGCGCCGGCGACGGCGATGTAG